The following nucleotide sequence is from Streptomyces sp. NBC_00237.
AGTTCCACCGGCACTCCTCGCAGTACGGCGCCATCGGCTCGCGCGGCGTGCGGCACTGCGGGCAGAGTTCCGCCTGGGCGGTGGCGTCGGGCCCGTACCCCTGATCGGGCTGCGGGTATCCGTAGGCGGGCGGCGGAGGCGGCGGTGCGACGCCGGCCATGCGATGGCCGCAGACCTCGCACCAGTCGTCGGAACCCGACTGGTGTCCGTTCGGGCAGGTCGGCATGTCGGCGCTTCCCCCTCTCCTCGTCCGGCCCGCAGGCCGTACACAGCTTTTCGGTGTCCCTCGGTCAAGAGACAGTCCGTGATCGAAAACGGTTGTACTGGTTCTTACTTCTTCACTCGGACGGTCTTCGTGGAACGCGTTTCGAGAGTCATCTCGTCCGCTTCCGCGACCTTCGCCTTCAGCCGCACAGTACCCGTCGCCTCGTCGACGACGTCCACCACCTTCGCAAGCAGTTTCGCAGTATCCGCGTTCCCCGACGCGGCCGCGAGCTGTACGGCCCGTCCCAGTTTGGACGTCGCGCCGTCGAAATCGCCCGACTTCCGCAGATCCAGACCCTGTTGGATTGCTTGTGCAAGTTCCGCCTGGCCCGTGTAGTGGGCGACCTGCGGATTGATGGACGTGGAGGCCACCATGTCGTCCGTCCACACCGCCCGCACCAGCCCCTGCGACAGCGTCTGCGGGGTGCCGCCCGCCGCGTCCGGGAGGATCAGCGAGACCCGCGCGGCCAGCATTTCCTGGCCCACACCGGCCTCCGGCACCGTCACGCACACGTGGTAGTCACGCGACTCGTCGCCCCAGGAACCCGTCGGGTAATCGCCCGCGCGGGGCCCCGCCTCGGTCCGCCGGGAGGTCAGCTCCTCGACCGTCGGAGCCACCTGCTTGACGAATTTGATCTCCACACCGACCGGCGTCCACAGCCGCAGATTCACATCCGCGACCTCCTTGCCCATCGCGTTCTCCATCATCTGCGTGAAGTCCGCGGCGAGCCCCGCCGGGTCCGCGACGATGTCCGCCGTACCGAGGAGCGCGGAGGCGATGCCCGTGACCTCCTTCACCTCCCAGTCCGTGCCCACCCCGCGGGCGTCGCAGGTGAAACGGCCCGCGACGGCCTCCAGGGTGGCGGCCAGGTCCTTCGGCGCCTCGTGCTCGTTGCGGCCGTCGGTCAGCAGGATGCCGTGCCGGATCGGCGCCTCGGAGGTGGCCAGGAGCCGGTCGGCCATCCGCAGCCAGGTGCCGATCGCCGTGCCGCCGCCCGCCGTGAGCGAACGCAGCGCCGCCGTGGCCTGCCCCCGGGTGGTCGCGTCGGCGACGGCCAGCTTGCCCTGGCCCGGGTAGATCTCCTTGGCCAGATGCGTACCGGCCACCACCGCGAAGGCGGTCCCGTCGCGCAGCGCACCGATCGCCGCCTCGGTGGCGTCACGGGCACCGCGCATCTTCGTCGGCGGATAGTCCATCGACCCCGAGCAGTCCACCATGATCACCACGGCCGCCGTGGGGGCGGCTCCGGGTATGTACGAGGGCGAGGCGGAGACGCCCGCCAGCGGTGCGCCGCCACTCGTGCCGCCGCCGGTCGACGTCACGGTGACGATCGCGTTGACCTCCCGGCCGCCCTCCGGCAGGTACTCGTTCTGGTACACGTCGACGGAGAACTGCGGCGCGTGGGACTTGGAGAAATTGGCCATCGAATCGGCTCCTGGTGAGTCCTGCTGAGTCCTGTGGGGTGGGGGGAACGGACGCCCGTGGGGGAGCGCCCTGGTGCGAAGGGATCGCGAAGGGATCGCGAAGGGATGCGAAGGGACGGACTACGCGTAGGCGGAGCCTGCCCCTTGCGGCAGCATCGGGAACGGCACGACCGCCACTGTTACGTTGTCGTGGCCCCCGCCGTCGAGCGCGTGCCCCACCAGCACCTGCGCGCTGTGCAGCGGACGCTGTGCCGCGTCGACGGGAACGGCCTGCGCCATCTCGTACGCGGACTCCGCGTAGTTCCACAGACCGTCCGTGCAGACGACGACCACTCCCGGCCGGTCCGGCTTGAACGACGCGGTGTGCGGATCGATCTCGTACGCGTCCGCGCCGAGCCACCCCGTGATCGCGTGCGCCCGGTCGTCGGCGTACGCCTCCGCCTCGCCCATCAGGCCCGCGGCGACCATCTGCGCGGCCCACGAGTCGTCCTCGGTGAGCCGGGCGGGCGGTGCGCTGCGGTCGTCCGGCACCCAGTACACCCGGCTGTCGCCGATCCAGCCGACGACCAGCAGGCCGCCCGCGACGATCGAGGAGACCAGCGTGCAGGCCGGTGCGTTCTGGTGGCGGTGCGGGTCGTGCTCCATCGGCTGCGCCTGCTGGGTGGCGAGCACGTTGACCGCCTCGGCGGCCGCCAGGATCGCCTCGTGCAGGGCCTGCTGCGGGTGGGTGCCGCGCGGCAGCGACTCCTGGAGCAGGGCGTTCGCGGCGCTCGCGGCGGCGGCGGACGCCTCGTCGGGGCGGGTCGCGGACGACACCCCGTCGCAGACCACCGCGATCGTGGCCGTCGAACCGTCGGGCAGCACCGCCTCCGAGATCGCGAACGAGTCCTCGTTGCGGTGGTGGCGCAGACCCCGGTCGCTGACGGCCGAGACCGTGCCCAGCTCGAACTCCTGGTGGTCGCGCTCGCGGGGCTGGGCGTGGCCGCAGTTCTCGCAGTAGCCGTCGGTGTCGATGCGCCCGGCCCGGCAGGCCACGCACACCTTCTGCTCGGCGGCCGCCGCGCCGGACGGGGCTCCCGCGCCGGGAGCGGCGAGGGCGTAGTCGTCCACGGAGGGCAGCGGGGGCAGCGGCAGCTCGACGACGGGCATGTCGGCGGTGTCCTCGCCGGTGTCGTCCAGGTCGCGGGCGGCCGCGTGGCGCCCACCGCCGAAGTCGGGTGCGGAGACGTCCTGGGTCGGCGGATGCGCGGACCGCTCGGAGGCGGGCGCGTGCGGCCCCGCCTCCCGGTCCGTACCCGATCCGTTGAGCGGGCGGCCCGGGGCCTGAGCCCGGGGTCCGGGCCCCGTGCCGTGTTCCGCCTCGTGCGTCCCGATGGCCACGGTCGGGCGGTCGGCCGGAGGCTCCGGCACCACCGTCAGGTCGTACCCGCACACCTCACAGAACGAGTCGCCCGTTTCCAGCGGCTCCTCGCAGCCGGGGCAGGCCGACAGCTGGTGCGTCTGCGACATCATCACACCCAAGTCCGGGGGCGGAGGCGGTTGGCCCGCTCCACCAGGTCGATCCTCTCGTCGCCGCGCTGCGCGAGCCGTGCGAGCACCCGGTACGAACGTTCCAGGCCGAAGCGCAGGCCCCGCTCGTCCAACGGGCTGCCGAGCAGCGCGGTCTGCACGGGGCGGGCCCCGTGCCCACCGGAGAGTACCCAGTCCAGAGCCGTGCCCAGCACCTCTGTGGCCAACTGCTCACGGCGTACGGCGTCCAGACCGAAGCCCTGGAGGGACTCCACCTGCGCCGCGGACGCCAGGAGATCGTCGATCAACGGCTCCTGCGCGGCGCGCCGCCGCAGCCTCGCCCGTACGGCCGCCACGCGTGCCGCCGTGTAGTGGATCGACGCCTCGGGCACCGACTCCAGCGTCCGTACGGCACCGGCCCTGTCGCCCGCGGCGAGCTGCACGCGCGCGAGGCCGAACGCGGCGCTCACGTAGCTGGGGTCCGTCGTCCACACCAGGCGGTAGTACTCCGCGGCGTTGTCCAGCTGGCCGAGCACCTCCGCGCACACCGCCAGCGCCAGCTTCGGCGCGGCCTCGCCGGGGAACGCGTCGTAGATCGCGTCGAAGGACAGCGCCGCCGTCTCATGGTCGCCCGCCGTCAGGGAGGCGACGCCCCGGTACCAGACCACCCGCCAGTCGTCCGGGTAGGAGCTCTCCAGGCCCTGCAAGGTCTCCGAGGCGGTGGGCAGTTCACCCATCTCCAGCCGGGCCCGCAGCTCGCGCAGCCGCCGCTCCACCGAGTCGCCCGGCGCCTGCTGGAGTGCCGTGATCAGCTCGGCCGGGGCCGAGGCCATCAGGCCCGCCAGGAACCCGGCGTTCGGGTCGTTCGGGTCGACGCGGGGAACCGGCAGGGCGAGCGCGGTGGTGGGTGCGTGGAGCGGCAGCAGGTACGCGGTCGCGTTCTCCGGCGCGACGGAGGGGGCCGTTCCGGGGGCGGCCGGGGGTGCGCCGGGAGGGGTGGGCGGGGCGCCGGGTGCCGCAGGAGGCATCGGGAGGGAGCCCTGTGTGGGGGCGTGGGCGACGGCGGCGGAGTGCTGCTGGCCGGGGGTGAGCCGGCCCGGCCCCTGGGCCAGGATCTGCGGCTGACCCGGCCCCTGGGACTGGGCCGGGATCCGGGCCTGCGCCTGCGCCTGTGCCTGCGCCTGTGCCTTCGTGCTCTGCTTCGTCCGGCGCGGCGCGGGCAGCGACCGTACGCCCAACTGCGAAACGGAACCCGTCAGTTCCGCGAACAGGCCGGTGTCCGTGACCCGCAGCTCCGGGCCGAACAGCGTCGACAGCGAGGGCCTGGGCTTCCCCGTCTGGAGCGCCACGACCTCCCGCAGGACCCCCGTCAGCTGGTCCGCCATCTCCGAGGCGGAGGCGAACCGGCGGGCCGGGTCGGGGTCCGTCGCCCGTACGAGAAGCCGGTAGAAGGACTCGTACTGATGGAAGACCGGAATGTTGTCCGGCTCCGGGAGGGAGTCCACGAAGACGTTCGTGTAGCCCTGGAAGTCGAAGGTGAGGACGGCGAGCGTGCGGGCCACCGTGTACAGGTCGGAGGCGACCGAGGGGCCGAGCTCGGCGACCTCCGGAGCCTGGTAGCCGACCGTGCCGTAGATCGCCGACTCGTCGTCGTCCATGCGGCGCACCGCACCCATGTCGATCAGCTTCAGCTGGTCCTGCTGCTGGATCGCGTTGTCGACCTTGAAGTCGCAGTAGAGCAGATTGCGGCTGTGCAGGTGGCCGAGGGCTTCGAGCGCCTCGATGCCGTACGCGCACGCCTGCTCGACCGGCAGCGGGTCGCGCTTGCCACCGGTGTCGCGGCGCTCGTTGGCGATCTCCTTGAGCGACTTGCCGCCCACGTACTCCATGACGATGTAGCCGTCGAGGGAGCCGGTGCGGGTGTCCAGGTGCTCGACGAAGTTGTAGATCCGCACAATGTTGGAGTGCTCGATCTCGGCGAGGAAGCGGCGCTCGGAGATCGCGGCGGCCATCGCGTCCTGGTCACCCGTGTCCAGGAGGCCCTTGAGGACCACCCAGCGGTCGGAGACCGCCTTGTCGACGGCGAGGTAGACCCAGCCGAGACCGCCGTGCGCCAGACAGCCCACGACCTCGTACTGGCCGTGCACCACGTCGCCCGTGCTCAGCTTCGGGACGAAGGAGTACGGATTGCCGCACTTGGTGCAGAAACCCTCGGTGCGCCCGGTCTTGGTGCCGCGCGAACGGCCCACCGGCGCCCCGCACTCGGAACGCGAGCAGAACCGTTTGCGCTCGGGCACCTCCGGGTTCTCCATGATCGCCGTACGGGGGTCGGGGCGCGGCACCTCGGGCACGGTGACCAGACCCGCGCCCAGCCGGTTGCGGCCGGAGGCGGCCGTCGACTTGCCGGAGGAGCGCACCGACACCGAGCGGGACGTCGTCGACCCGGACAGGGCGCGCGACAGGCGGCCGGATACGGAGCGCCGCGACGTCGCCGAGCGGGAGGAGCGGGACGCCTGCGAGGAGGCCCGGGAACTGCTGCGCACGGAACTGCTGTTGGAGCCCCGCGCGGAGCCCCGCGAGGAGTTCTTGCCGCCGCCGGTGATGCCCGTGGCGGTCGCGGCGATCATCCCGTTCGGCGACACCACGGGGGCGAGCCCGCAGGTGTCGCAGTAGAGCTCGCCGCCGCCCATGTCCTCGTAGTTGCCCCCGCAACCGGGGCGCTGGCAGGTCGTACTCATCAATTACCCCCGTTGGTGCGGTCGTTGGGCTCGTAGGTGGGTGCCGGGGGGTACCCGGCGGGCGGCCGTGGGGCTTCCGAAGGGCGTGGCGCGAGGACTTCCCTGGCCGTTTCCTGGTAGCGCAGCACCGCCTGCTCGGCGACGCGGAGGTCGCACGGGGCGCTCCACAGCATCCGGCGGGCCGCGTCGTAGCGCTCGATGAGCTGCCGGTCCTCCGCCATGCCGTGCCGGGCCACCTTCGCCCGGTACGCGTCCAGCCTGCCGCGCAGCTCGGCGCGGACGGCCAGCGGGGCGGTGACCGCCGTCAATGACTCCCGGGCGCGCATCAGTTCGCTCTCCGCGTCCCGCTCCAGCGAGTCCAGCAACGGCGAGAGGCGGTGCCACTGGGCGCGCCTGCGGTACTCGGCGGCCGCCGCGAGAAGCTCCTGGAGGGCGGTCGGCGGGCCGCTCACCGCGGGCACCTCGGACGCGGCGATCTTCGCGAGCACCTCGCCCCGCGCGGAACGGGCCTCGCTCAGGGTGCGGTCCGCGCGCGAGAGCACGTCCCGCAGCCGTACGAGCCGCTGCTCGGCGTCCTGCCGCACGGTCAGCACCGCGTCGACCTCCCGCCGCACCTCCTCCAGGGCGCGCGCCGCACGGTCGTAGCGGTCGGTGTCCGGGCGGCCTCCGCCGGGAGCCGAACTCCCGGGCGCGGGCCGCCAGAAGGCCAGCGGGTCGGACACCACCTGGGCGCGCAGCGTCGCGAGCTCCTGCGTGATCGACTCCAGGTCGTCGCCCGCCGGGTGCTCGCCGGGCCGTACGCCCACCGAGTGCGCCAGAGAACGCGTGCGGTGCAGCTCCGCCGCCAGGAGGTCTATCCGGGCGGGCAGCGCCGACCACACCGCGTCGGCCGCCACGACCATGTCGAGGGACGACGCGTACAGCTCGTTCATCCGGCTCACCAGGGCGGCGAGCGAGAACTGCTCGGACAGCTTCGCCGGGCCCGTGATCGACGCCGGAGCGCCGTGCGCGTGCGCACCGCCGGACACGGTGACGCCCTTGCCCGTCAGGACGTCGGTCAGCTCGGCGAGATCCTCCCGGCTCGGCCAGCGCCGCCGGGCCCGCACCTCGCGCGCACCCTCCAAGGCGGCCGTGTACGTGTCGAAGTACGTCCACAGCAGGGTGATCGACTGCTCGGCGGACGCCCACCGGTCCTTGGTGACCCCGGTCAGCTCCGCACCCTCCAGCAGGCGGCGGCCCGCATGGTCCTGGAGGGCGAGCAGCGACGTCTCGATCGCCTCGTGCTCGGCGCCGAGCCGCGCCAGCGCGCGGTCCGCCTGGTCCCGGTCGAGCACCGGGCCCTGGGCACTGCCCGCCGAGCCGGGGGACGATCCCGCGACGCCCATCGATCACCTCTCCTGCTTCTTGTCCGGACTTCTCGTACGGATGTCTCGTATGCGGATGTCCCGTGTGCGGGTGCCTCGTGAGCGGGCCGTCTCTTTGTGTGTGGGCCGTCTCTTTGTGTGCGGGAGCGTCTAGTCGAGGAACTTCGGAGCCGGTGGTCCTGTGAGCCCCTTGAGGTCCTTCGACAGCCACTCGTCGTACGACTTCTGCCACGGCCCCTTGCCGTACGCCGCCAGCACCTTGTTGATCCGGCGCACCAGGTCGGAGGCGCTCTTGTTCGTCGCGACGGCGTAGTACTCGGTGGTGAAGGGCTCCGTGCCCTTCAGCTCGATCGCCGGGTCCTGCGCCGCCTGGCTCGCGGCCAGCGCGTTGTCCGTGACGATCGCGTCCACTTGGCCGAGCTGGAGCCGCACCAGGCAGTCCAGTTGGTTGGGGACGAGGAGTTCGGGGGTGTTGAAGATCGCGCCGTGCGACTTCTCCGTCATCGCGTCGAGCGCCGTGGAGCCCCTCGCCATGCAGACCTTCTTGCCCTGGAGCGAGTCGTCGTACCCCGTGATCTTGGACTCCTTCGGGGCCAGCACCTGCTGTCCCGCCTGGAAGTAGGCGTGGGAGAACGCCACCTTCTTGATGCGGTCGCAGTTGACCGTCATCGTGCGGACCACGATGTCGACCTTGCCGGACTCCAGCATCGGGATGCGCTGACTGGTCGGTATCGCCCGGTAGATGACCTTGTCCTCGCTGCCCAGCAGCTCCTTCGCGATGGCCTTGACGATGTCGATGTCGAAGCCTTCGAGATTGCCGGAGGCCGGATTGCGGTAGCCCCAGCGGAAGCTGTTCTGGTCGACGCCCGCGACCAGCTTGCCGCGCGCCTTGATCTTCTCGATCGTGGGGCCGTCCACCGAGGCCGCGCGCAGGCTCTTCTCGGGCGCCTCGCAGTCGGGTGCCTTCGCGGCGGCCTGCGCGGCCGTGCCGCCCGTGGCGGACACCTTCTCGCTGCCTCCGTCGGTGGGCAGCGGCAGCACCGCGACACCCGCCGTCAGGGCGACCGCGGCACCCAGCGCGACCAGGCCCAGCCGCCAGCCGCCGCGCAGGGTACGGGCGGCCGTACGCGAACCGCCCTGTCCCGCCCCGGTGTTCTCGGCACCGGACCGTGCACCGGTCTTCCTCATCGCGCTCCCTTCGGCCACCGCGTCGTCGTGCGCTTTCTGTGCACCCCGCGCGCCATCCGCACCTCGCGCGCCCTGTGCGCTCCGCGCGCCCTCTGCGCTCCGTGCGTCGTCCGCGCTCCGTGCGTCGCGTCCGCCCATCCCCCTCATCACCTGAACTCCGAAAGCCTGCGCCCGATGCCCAGCAGTGCCGCGCCCGCCGCGAGCACGGCCAGTACCGCCGCGCCGATCGCCAGGCCCGACAGGGCGCCCCGGCCGTCCTCGGCCGCCTCGGTGAACTCGCGCTGCTCCCAGTCCAGGGCCGCCGCCAGCGCCTGGTCGACCTTGCTGAAGGACTGGCCCGTCGAGTCGCTCGTGCCGATGACCTTCTCCAGCGCCGCGTCGTAGTCGCCCTGGTTGTCGGTCTCGCGGGCGTCCTTGTGCTGGTTCTTCCAGACCTTCACGCTGTCCGCGGCCTTCTGCACCGGGCCCTTGCCCCCGCCGTCGTCGGCCAGCCGCCCCGCACCGGCCAGCTGCTTCTCCAGGTCGGCCATGCCGGTCGTGTACTCCGCCTCGTACTTGTCGTCGCCCTTCGCGGTGGTGACCGCGCCGCGCGAGACCAGGGTGAGGTTCTCGTTCGCCCGCGCCTGCAGGGAGCTGATGCGGGCGTCGTTGAGGACCTTCAGCGATTCCTGTCCGTACGTCCGCGAGTCGTCGAGGCCCGCCGCCGCCACCGTGTGCCCGACCGCCAGCCACAGCAGGACGGCGGTGGAGGCGACCGTCGCACCGAGCAGACCGTGGTTGAGCACCCGGTTCGTACGGCGGTAGTTGCGCCGCTGCGCCCAGCCGAGGCCGCCGAGCGCCAGCACGCCGAGCGCGAGCGCCACGTACGGCCAGGCCGTCGCGTCGTCGTAGTCGCGGTAGAGGCGGTCCGTCTCCTCGTCGTACAGCTTCTTCGCGGCGGGCAGCAGCTGGGTCGTCATCTGGTCGTTCGCGTACCGCAGGTAGGCGCCGCCCAGCGGCAGTCCCTGGCGGTTGTTGGCGCGGGCCCGCTCGATGAGGCCGGTGTAGCGGGGGAGCGCCTGGTTGAGCTTGGCGATGTGCTGCCCCGAGGCGCTCGTGCCCGAGGTGTTCGCCGCGGCCTTGACCAGCAGGCGGGATGCCTCGGCGATGTCGTCGTTGTACTGCTTGATCACTGCGGGCGGCTCCTGCGCGCCCGCGAGGAATCCGCTGGCGGCGGCCGTGTCGGCGTCGGCGAGGGAGCGGTAGATGCTCGCCGCGTCCGCGGACAGCGGCTGGCTGCGCGTCACCACGTCGTCGGCGGCGGACTTGCGGTCGGCGACCTGCCAGGCGGTCACCGCCCCGAACGCGATCACCAGCACCGCCAGCACGGCCCCGATGATCCGCAGGCGGCCGGGCTCGGTCGTCGCGGCGGCACGCAGCTTGTCCCTGCCCTCGGCCCAGGCGCTGCGGCGGGCGGCGGGCGGTGGGTGGTGCGGTTGAAGCGGCCCGGGTGCGGCGGGCGCGGCGGGCGTCGGAGCCACGGCGGTCCCCCCTGGGCCGCCCATCGGCGGGTGTGCCACGAGACCTCCCCCTCGGTCGTGGACGGCTGGCCCGCCCTCCGGCGGGCACCCCTCCACATGAATACGTCGGAGAGATCCGTTTGGTTCCCGTACGGGACCCCTGGCGATCATTTCGCCCGGGTCCCGCGGTGCCCAATTCGCGCCAGGGACATGCCACTTAATGGCCGATCCTATGTGTCGCCGCCCCCCGGGGCCATGGGTGCCCTCACCGGGCCCGTGTCCTCCGCATTTCCCCCACCTCACCCCGCCCGCCCAACCCCCTTGGGCGGCGGGGCCTGCCCGTCTCCGCCTCGCCTCCGTGGGCGGCGGGGCCTTCGCCTAGCCTCCTTGGGCGGTGGGGCCGCCCCCCGGGGGGGGGGGGGGGGGGGGGGGGGGGGGCGGAACGGGCGGGCAAGGGGGCGGCCCCTCTCGCTCCGGGCCCACCCCGGAGCGCCCCCGCCCCACCCCCAGGGCCCGCACCCGTCAGAAGGCCCCGCCCCACCCCCGTACCCCTTACGCGTAGTGCCCGCGCACCACCCGGTGCGCGTCCACCGGAGCCCCCACCCGGTCCAGCCCCATCAGCGCGGCCCCCAGCACGGGAGCCACCTCCACCACCCTCACCACCGCCTTCGGCGCCCGCTCCGCCAGCAGCGAGCCGATCCGCTCGTCCAGCTCCGGATGCCGGGCCGCCAGCACACTCCCCCCGAGCAGCACCGGCGCCTCCTCCTCCAGCAGCCCCAGCCGCCCCAACGCCACGGAGGACAACGCGACCACCTCGTCCGCCAGCCGGTGCACCAGGGACCGGGCGATCGCATCACCCCCCGCACTCGCCGAAAACACCAGCGGAGCCGCCTCGTGCAGCCGCACCGCCGGAATGCGCCCCAGGTGGAGCGCCTCCACGAGGGCGTACATCGACTCCACCCCGTAGTGCGCGGGCAGTATCCGAGCCAGCGCCGTCGGAGCCCCCCGCCCGTCCTCCGCCCGCGACCCGAACCACATCGCCTCGTCCGCGAGCCCCCCGCCCCCGCCCCAGTCCCCGGAGATCTTCCCGATCGCCGGGAACCGGGCCGTGCGCCCGTCCGGGAGCATGCCGACGCAGTTGATGCCCGCCCCGCACACCACCGCGACCCCGCGCGGCTCGTCCACCCCGGCCCGCAGGATCGCGAAGGTGTCGTTGCGGACCTCGGTCGTACGGCCCCAGCCGCGCGCCTGCACCGCCGCCGCCAGCTCCCTCTCCTCGACCGGGAGATCCGCGTTGGCCAGGCAGGCCGACACGTGCTCGACGCCTGCGACGCCCGCCGCTGACATGGCCGTCGCGACCGCGCCCGCGAGCACGTCGACCGCCACCTGCACCCCTACCAGGGGTGGCTGGAAACCGCCGCCCCTGCCGGTGCCCAGGACCCGGCCGTCCGCACCGATCACGGCGACGTCCGTCTTGCTGTTGCCCGCGTCGATCGCGAGGACGCTGCCGTCCTCGACGCCACGGGTGGTGCTCACGCCCACGCCAGGTGCTCCCTGTTGTGCGCGATCAGCTTGTCGGTGAGCGCCTCCGCGTACTCGAACTGGCCCACCAGGGGATGCGCGAGCAGCGCCTTGAAGACGCGCTCCCTGCCGCCGTGCAGGGCGGCCTCCAGCGCGAGGTTCTCGTACGCCGTGACGCCTGCGACGAGACCCGCGTACATCGGGTCCAGCGGTGCCACCTTCAGAGGCGTCGGCCCGCTCGCGTCGATGCGCGCCTGCGTCTCGATGACCGCGTCGGCCGGGAGGAACGGGAGGGTGCCGTTGTTGTACGTGTTGACCACCTGCACAGGTGATCCGCCGCCGCCCAGCAGCCCGGACGCCAGGTCGACGGCCGCCTCCGAGTAGAAGGCGCCGCCGCGCTTGGCGAGCAGCTCCGGCTTCTCGTCGAGGGTGGGGTCGCCGTACAGGGCCAGCAACTCCTTCTCCATGGCCGCCACTTCGGCTGCCCGGGAGGGCTTCGTGCCCAGCTCCCGTACGACCTCGTCGTGCTGGTAGAAGTACCGCAGGTAGTACGAGGGAACGACGCCGAGGCGGTCCACGACGGCGCGCGGCATGTGCAGGTCGGCGGCGATGGTCTCGCCGTGTTCGGCGATCAGCTTCGGGAGGAGGTTCTCGCCGGTCGGGCCGCCGAGACGTACTCCCAGCTCCCACGTGAGGTGGTTGAGGCCCACGTGGTCGAGATGGACCTCGGCCGGAGCGACGTCGAGCAGCTTCGCGAACTTCCGCTGGAAGCCGATCGCCACGTTGCACAGACCGACCGCCTTGTGACCGGCCTGGAGCAGTGCGCGGGTGACGATGCCGACCGGGTTCGTGAAGTCGATGATCCACGCGTCGGGGTTGGCCCGACGCACGCGCTCGGCGATGTCGAGGACGACGGGGACGGTGCGCAGCGCCTTCGCGAGGCCGCCCGCGCCCGTCGTCTCCTGGCCGACGCAGCCGCACTCCAGCGGCCACGTCTCGTCCTGGTTGCGGGCCGCCTGGCCGCCCACGCGGAGCTGGAGCAGCACCGCGTCGGCGTCCGCGACGCCCGCGTCCAGGTCGGAGGTGGTGGTGATGGTGCCCGGGTGGCCCTGCTTGGCGAAGATCCGGCGGGCGAGTCCGCCCACCAGGTCCAGCCGGTCGGCCGCGGGGTCGATCAGGACCAGCTCGCTGATCGGGAGCGTGTCCCGCAGCCGGGCGAAGCCGTCGATCAACTCGGGTGTGTAGGTGGAGCCTCCACCGACTACTGCGAGCTTCATGAGTGTGATGACCTAGCCCTTCACTCCGGTCAGCGTGACACCCTCGACGAACGCCTTCTGGGCGAAGAAGAAGACGAGGATCACAGGGGCCATGACCAGTACGGTCGCGGCCATGGTCAGATTCCAGTTTGTCTGGTGCGCGCCCTTGAAGGACTCCAGGCCGTAACTCAGCGTCCACGCCGCCGGGTTCTCCGAGGCGTAGATCTGCGGGCCGAAGTAGTCGTTCCACAGGGCGAAGAACTGGAACAGGGCGATCGCCGCGATGCCGGGCTTGGCCATCGGCAGCACGATGCGGATCAGCGTGCGGAATTCGCCGCAGCCGTCCACCTTCGCCGCGTCCAGGTACTCGTTGGGAATGGTCAGCAGGAACTGCCGCAGCAGGAAGATGGAGAACGCGTCCCCGAAGGCGAGCGGGATGATCAGCGGCCACAGGGTGCCGGTGAGGTCCAGCTGCTTCGACCAGAACAGGTACATCGGGATGATGACGACCTGCTGCGGCAGCATCATCATCGAGATCACCAGCAGCAGCGACAGATTGCGGCCGCGGAAGCGGAACTTGGCGAGTGCGTACGCCACGGGGACCGACGAGATCACCGTGAGGACAGTGCCAAGACCGGCGTACAGCAGGCTGTTCTTCCACCAGGTGAGGAAGCCCGGTGTTTCGAAGACCTTGACGTAGTTGCCCCACTCCCAGGTGTGCGGCACCAGGTCGCTGGTGAGCGCCTGCGAGTCGCTCATCAGGGAGGTGAGGAAGAGG
It contains:
- a CDS encoding VWA domain-containing protein, coding for MANFSKSHAPQFSVDVYQNEYLPEGGREVNAIVTVTSTGGGTSGGAPLAGVSASPSYIPGAAPTAAVVIMVDCSGSMDYPPTKMRGARDATEAAIGALRDGTAFAVVAGTHLAKEIYPGQGKLAVADATTRGQATAALRSLTAGGGTAIGTWLRMADRLLATSEAPIRHGILLTDGRNEHEAPKDLAATLEAVAGRFTCDARGVGTDWEVKEVTGIASALLGTADIVADPAGLAADFTQMMENAMGKEVADVNLRLWTPVGVEIKFVKQVAPTVEELTSRRTEAGPRAGDYPTGSWGDESRDYHVCVTVPEAGVGQEMLAARVSLILPDAAGGTPQTLSQGLVRAVWTDDMVASTSINPQVAHYTGQAELAQAIQQGLDLRKSGDFDGATSKLGRAVQLAAASGNADTAKLLAKVVDVVDEATGTVRLKAKVAEADEMTLETRSTKTVRVKK
- a CDS encoding PP2C family serine/threonine-protein phosphatase, which codes for MSQTHQLSACPGCEEPLETGDSFCEVCGYDLTVVPEPPADRPTVAIGTHEAEHGTGPGPRAQAPGRPLNGSGTDREAGPHAPASERSAHPPTQDVSAPDFGGGRHAAARDLDDTGEDTADMPVVELPLPPLPSVDDYALAAPGAGAPSGAAAAEQKVCVACRAGRIDTDGYCENCGHAQPRERDHQEFELGTVSAVSDRGLRHHRNEDSFAISEAVLPDGSTATIAVVCDGVSSATRPDEASAAAASAANALLQESLPRGTHPQQALHEAILAAAEAVNVLATQQAQPMEHDPHRHQNAPACTLVSSIVAGGLLVVGWIGDSRVYWVPDDRSAPPARLTEDDSWAAQMVAAGLMGEAEAYADDRAHAITGWLGADAYEIDPHTASFKPDRPGVVVVCTDGLWNYAESAYEMAQAVPVDAAQRPLHSAQVLVGHALDGGGHDNVTVAVVPFPMLPQGAGSAYA
- a CDS encoding serine/threonine-protein kinase; the encoded protein is MSTTCQRPGCGGNYEDMGGGELYCDTCGLAPVVSPNGMIAATATGITGGGKNSSRGSARGSNSSSVRSSSRASSQASRSSRSATSRRSVSGRLSRALSGSTTSRSVSVRSSGKSTAASGRNRLGAGLVTVPEVPRPDPRTAIMENPEVPERKRFCSRSECGAPVGRSRGTKTGRTEGFCTKCGNPYSFVPKLSTGDVVHGQYEVVGCLAHGGLGWVYLAVDKAVSDRWVVLKGLLDTGDQDAMAAAISERRFLAEIEHSNIVRIYNFVEHLDTRTGSLDGYIVMEYVGGKSLKEIANERRDTGGKRDPLPVEQACAYGIEALEALGHLHSRNLLYCDFKVDNAIQQQDQLKLIDMGAVRRMDDDESAIYGTVGYQAPEVAELGPSVASDLYTVARTLAVLTFDFQGYTNVFVDSLPEPDNIPVFHQYESFYRLLVRATDPDPARRFASASEMADQLTGVLREVVALQTGKPRPSLSTLFGPELRVTDTGLFAELTGSVSQLGVRSLPAPRRTKQSTKAQAQAQAQAQARIPAQSQGPGQPQILAQGPGRLTPGQQHSAAVAHAPTQGSLPMPPAAPGAPPTPPGAPPAAPGTAPSVAPENATAYLLPLHAPTTALALPVPRVDPNDPNAGFLAGLMASAPAELITALQQAPGDSVERRLRELRARLEMGELPTASETLQGLESSYPDDWRVVWYRGVASLTAGDHETAALSFDAIYDAFPGEAAPKLALAVCAEVLGQLDNAAEYYRLVWTTDPSYVSAAFGLARVQLAAGDRAGAVRTLESVPEASIHYTAARVAAVRARLRRRAAQEPLIDDLLASAAQVESLQGFGLDAVRREQLATEVLGTALDWVLSGGHGARPVQTALLGSPLDERGLRFGLERSYRVLARLAQRGDERIDLVERANRLRPRTWV
- a CDS encoding glutamate ABC transporter substrate-binding protein, with product MRKTGARSGAENTGAGQGGSRTAARTLRGGWRLGLVALGAAVALTAGVAVLPLPTDGGSEKVSATGGTAAQAAAKAPDCEAPEKSLRAASVDGPTIEKIKARGKLVAGVDQNSFRWGYRNPASGNLEGFDIDIVKAIAKELLGSEDKVIYRAIPTSQRIPMLESGKVDIVVRTMTVNCDRIKKVAFSHAYFQAGQQVLAPKESKITGYDDSLQGKKVCMARGSTALDAMTEKSHGAIFNTPELLVPNQLDCLVRLQLGQVDAIVTDNALAASQAAQDPAIELKGTEPFTTEYYAVATNKSASDLVRRINKVLAAYGKGPWQKSYDEWLSKDLKGLTGPPAPKFLD